TAACTCCTCAAGCGGGTCAGGCCCAAAGAGGACTTCCGTCAGAGTTGAGCGAACTTTTTCCAAGAGTTGGATCGTTTCCTCCCCCCAGCGTTTGCTGGTGTAGGGGGAGAGCAGGACCAGACCGCCCAAGGTAGGCTGGTCAGCAAAAAAGAGGGGAAAGGCCAACAGGCTGCCGATGCGGTGATATTTCAACAGCAAGGTCAGTGTATCAGCATCCCGCAGGTCACCTTTGGTGTCGGTAAGGTTCAGGGTGAGTTTTTCCGTCCAGGCATCCATGATGTGCAGGATCTGTTGGGGTTGCAGGATGGCGCCGGGGAGGGTGATCTCGCGGATTAAGTCATAGCCTGTCAGCAGTTCAACGGTCTCATTATCGGGGGTTAGACGAACCAGGTAGCAGATATCGGAGACAACACTCAGGCTGAGGGCCCGGATGATGGCTTTGATTTTCTCTTCATAAGAGGCGCTTAGGTTGATCTCGAGCAGCTGCTTGATGAGCTCCGGTTTGGTATCCACCGGTTTGGATTCATCCACTTCATCACTGGTTGTGGACTCAGGGGTCATTGGCTGTTTATCCGATTTTGCGGCAAGGACTAATAACCAGGGCAGGCTGGTCGCCTGGGCAAGGCGGATCAACCCCATCACACCGAATTGATTGCCAACAGTCACAATCTGCAATCCCAGACAGAGGGTGAGGGCTGCAAGGATCAGGATACCGATTCCCCAGTTGGCAGGGCGGCGGACAGCGAGCAGGACCAGGGCCGTTACAAGGATCAAAAAGTTGCCCAGATACCAGAGCAGATTTAGAATATTACCGGTTTCAGCCTGCAAGCCGGGTAGGAGCAAGGTGAGCAGAATTGACAGAGTGGTCATAAACAGGGCTGCCAGACTCAACAGGGCGGTGGTGCGGTTGGCTTTGCGGGATTGTTGCCTGCCCAGCAGCAGCCAGGCCACCCAGATCGCTGTCAGGGTGATCACCAGGTGATCTACCAGCCCAATGGAGGCGGCGGAGAGGGCGATCTTTTTCAGATAGAACGCCGTGAAAGCCATCTGGACGATCTGCAGCATTAATAAAAGCCCAGCGCCAACCGCCATCCGGCGGTGTTGGTTGGGTTGAGCCGTTTTATTGAACTGGAGGAGCATCAGGCAGGCGAGCAACGCCAAAGAAAGCCCCGCGATCAGATGGCTGATCATCGCAGCGGGGGCGTTGGCGAAAAGTTCGGCTATTCCTGCAAGGTAAATTCTCATGATCGACTTTTTTCCACATTAAAACAGAACAAAATCTATGAGAATCTAGTGCAAGTTGTATTCCAATCCTATGAAAAAAGGAATTTTGAGATTAAGGTGTAATTTCGATGACCACGCCATCCTCAGCCCAATCATAGAGGTCTTCGGCAGCACCCAGGTCTAGGATGATGCAGCCATAGGAGGCCGGGGAGCCCAGGGAGCTGGCCCAGAGGCGGGTGCCGCTGGAGAGCAGGGGCAGGCCATGGATACCGTTCATAAAGCCCGGCCAGGCTTCATAGATGCCCATAAAATGCGGCATATAGAGGTCCCAATTGGAGGCGTAAGCATTAATCTCGTGGGTTTGCACCTGGAAGACCCCCGCCATGGTGGGGGAGCTGGCAATGCCGGTGCTGACGACATAGATATTGCGAACTTCGCCATCTTCATAGACCGTCATCCGCTGGCTGCTGATAACCACGACGATGCGTTTATTAGGGATCACCGGCAGCGGGAGCAGGTCATTCTTGGAGGGGATGGTTAGCAGCATGCCGGCCTCGATGTTGGAGGTGGTCAGGCCTTCGTTGGCATCCATGATGCGCCACATCGGCATACCCAGCTTGAGGGAGATCGCCCAGAGGCTTTCTCCGGCACTCACACGGTAGGTGGTGGGGGCATGCTGGACGATCACGATCGGGTCCAGACCGTTTTGCCAATCTTCGACGATTTCGCTGGGGTTCACATCAAAAGAAAGCGAGGCATCCTCGCTGAGGGATTCTTTCCAATTATCCAAAAGGGCCGGCAAGTCATCCGGGTCAATATCCAGAGAGATTGCATAGCTGACCGGATCGACCGCAACCCAGTTGCGCTTGATTTCGGCTGGCACGGACCAAACCGTACGGTCATCGGTGATCGGGTCATAAGCTGTCAGGGTCAGGTCCTGTGATATGAGGGCTTCAATCTCACCAATGACAGGTGTGAGGTCGCTGATCGCGGGAGGTGTCTCCTGCATGGTCAGCGCAACGGATTGTGTGAGCAGGATGGGAAAGGCGTTGACATAGACGTTTTGAAGCGTGGCATCCAGATCCAGTCCCTGTCCGGTGGCGCCGCCCACTGCAACCCATTCGCCATCCTGGTAGGCGACGGAGGCTTCTGTGGCTGGGATGGTCAGATCGGTGGAGAGGGTTTCCAGGGTTTGGCGGGCCAGAGACTCATCAAAATACATCACCGGCAGGACGGTCTGGGGCTGACCCCAGAGCGCAGCGGTGATTTCTTCAAAAGGCGTTGAATCCCGGCCAATGGCATAGGCGGCATCGGCAGTGGCCGTTGGATCCACCCAATAGCCCAGGTCAGCGGGGATGACGATATAGCTGAAATCCGGATCGTCAGGGTTTTGAAGGGTGATCAGACGGGCCTGGTTCCAGTAGCTGTCAATCCATTCCACGGTGTCATCATAGGACATCATCCCGACTGACTGGTCAAAGATCGTCACACCGGGGAGGTTCCACTGCATGACCTGGAAGGTGATGATCGCGCAGCAGATCAGCACAAGCGGGATCAAGACTACCAGCGCGCCCAGAACAACCCAAAGTGCCGGCCCGGGTCGTTGGTGCGACCGGCGTCGGCTGCCGGTGGGAATATTTGATTTGGCGCGGCTCTGGGCCGGTTGGGCAGTCTGCATAATTTATCCTCAGTTAGATTATATTCTACTGGCATTAACGTCCAGAATGCTTCGGGAGTTCCCGGAAATAATTAATGGTGCATCCTGCATGCCAAAAGGGATAGAATTAGGGGGATCTTGTTATAATGAAACCACTCTTCAGGTGGGTGCCTGTTTTGAGGTAATTATAAACAAACACACCGATCAAGGATATGGGCATGATTTGGCAAATCATCTTTTGGTATCTTTTGCTGGTCGTCCTCGGCTGGCTGACCTTTCCCCTCACATTTCGGCTGTTCCGCAAGGTGGCGGACCGCGGCTATGCCATTAGCCGCATTCTGGGGCTGATCCTCTGGGGATTCGCTTTCTGGCTGCTGGCAAGTTTGGGCCTCCTGCAGAATCAATCCGGCGCCATTTTGTTGGTGTTGGCGCTGCTGGTGGGCATCTCGGTCAGGTCCGGGTGGGGGCGATGGACGGAGATCTGGGCCTGGGTTAAGGGCCATTGGCGGCTGATCCTGGTGACGGAACTGGTCTTCCTGCTGGCTTTCGGTTTCATGGTGGTCGTTCGGGCCGCCAACCCGGCGGCTTCCGGCACAGAGAAGCCAATGGAACTGGCTTTCATTAATGCCATCCTCCATTCTGAGACCTTCCCGCCGCATGACCCCTGGCTTTCCGGCTATGCCATCTCTTATTATCATTTTGGCTATATCATCGCCGCCATGCTCGCCAAGGTCACGGCCACCAGTGGGGGCGTTGCCTTCAACCTGATGTTAAGTGCCGTTTTCGCCCTGAGCTCTGTGGGGGCCTATGGCGTGCTTTATGACCTGCTTTCCGCACTCCAAAAGACGGATAAAGGGTTTAAAAATGTGATCGGTTGGGCTCTACTCGGACCGATCTTTCTGCTGCTGGTGGGTAACCTGGAAGTGGTCCTGGAAATGCTGCACCAAATGGGTGTGGGTTGGGACCTGGCCACGGGGACCTCACGTTTCTGGCAGTGGATCAACATTGAAGCCCTGCTGAACCCACCCAGTGAACCGCTGCAATTAATCCCGCATCGGTTTTGGTGGTGGTGGCAGTCCTCCCGAGTGTTGCAGGATATTGATTTGATGGGCGTGGTCAGCCCGTTATCACCCATTGATGAATTCCCGGCTTTTTCTTATGTGCTGGGTGACCTGCACCCACATGTGCTGGTGATGCCCTTTGTGATGCTGGTCATCAACCTGGCTTTGAATATTTACCAGGGTGCAATGGATGAGGATAAACCAATTAGCCTATTTGGGCTGCCCATTCCCTTTAAATGGGATCTGTTCTTTGTTAGTGCCATTCTGGTCGGCGGGATCATCTTCATGAATACCTGGGACCTGCCGGTGTATTTCAGCTTGCTGGTCGGGGCATTCCTGCTCCGCCAGGTGAAAGTTAAGGGCTGGGCAGGCGAACGGATCGGGGAAGTGTTGACCCTGACGATTCCGCTGGGCGTATTGTCCTTCATTCTTAATCTGCCCTTCCTGGTTAGTTTCCAATCCCAGGCAGGCGGTATCCTGCCAAATGTGTATAATCCAACCCGCGGCCTGTATCTCTGGGTGATGTTCGGAACGCTATTAATCCCGATATTCCTCTTCATCGGTCGGATTTGGCGTAAAGGCGCGCGAGCTAACTGGCTCTGGAGCGTGTTCTTGGTTGGGGTACTGAGCCTGCTATTGTCAGTGCTCGTGGTGACCATAGCTTTAGGGATTTATTGGACAGACTTTGGCCAGCAGTTGATCGTACAGCAGGGTCAGTCCTCCGTTTTGGGCTTGTTTACGGCGGCACTGGTTCATCGCCTGAAATATGGGTTCGGTCTGCTCACTATTGTGACATTGCTGGTGATTGGCCTGGCTTTCTTGATCGGGAGAATGCAGAAAAACGATTCGGAAGAGGAACAGCAGGAACAGGGACCGATCGGGTTCGTGCTTCTGATGGTTGTTTTAGGCGGTCTGATGGTGCTGGCGCCTGAATTTATTTACCTCCGGGATAATTTTGGGACCCGGATGAACACCATCTTCAAGTTCTATTATCAGGCCTGGATGTTGTGGTCGTTGGCAGCGGCTTATGCTTCGGTGGTGCTTCTCAGGAAGGGTTCCTGGGTGTCGAGAATCGTGATTGTGCTGTTAATCGCGATGGGATTGTCCTTCTCTGTTTTCGCATATCCGGATAAGACGGATAATTTCAACTTTGGCACAGGATTCACACTGGATGCCAGCGCCTATTGGGCGCTCTATCAGCCGGACGAGGCGGCTGCGATTGATTGGCTTGAAGAGGCAGAACAGGGCGCTGTGGCCGAGGCGGTAGGCGGGCAGTATTCCTCCTATGCGCGGGTGGCAACTTTCTCCGGTCAGCCGACCGTGCTGGGATGGCCGGGGCATGAGGGCCAATGGCGCGGTAGTTATGATGAAGTGGGTAACCGGGAAGCGGATATCCGTACCCTTTATGAAACCGCGGATTGGGAAACGGCTTTGAGCATTATCCGGCTTTATGACATCCGCTATATCTTTGTTGGCTCGCTGGAAAACAGTGCCTATGCCATCAATCCGGCTAAATTTGAACAGAATCTTGATCTTGGGTTCGCCCAAGGTAATGTCAAGATCTACATAATTCCACAAACCTTGCTGGAGCAATGGTAGGTCTCCTCTGTTTGTGGTACGATTTTGCTACTGAAGATACGTTTGAATATTAATATGTAGGAAAGGTATTTTATTTCTATGGTACGAACACGATTTGCGCCCAGCCCAACGGGTTATATGCACATCGGCAATTTGCGAACGGCACTTTATGCCTATCTGACCGCGCGTCGTAATGGCGGCGTTTTTATTTTACGAATTGAAGACACCGATCAGGTTCGCAACATCCCTGAGGCTGTTGCCGCAATCTATAAAGGTCTGGCTTTGGCTGGCTTGGACTACGATGAAGGCCCCGATAAGGATGGTGGTTATGGCCCCTATATCCAATCGGACCGTCTGCCGCTCTATAAGCAATATGCCCAGGAACTGTTGGACATGGGTGCGGCTTACCGCTGTTTCTGCAAGAAGGAAGATCAGCCTGAGGGCGAGGATAAACTTGCCCGTCGGGACCCCTGCCGGCTGCTGACCCCTGAGCAAATCGAAGAGAAGACGGCCGCAGGTGAATCCTACGTGATCCGCCAGCGTATCCCGGATGAGGGCAGCACCACTTTTGTGGACCATGTCTATGGTGAGATCACCATCGAGAATGCCCAACTGGACGATCAGGTCCTGTTGAAATCGGACGGCTTCCCGACTTATAACTTCGCCAATGTGGTGGATGACCACCTGATGGCGATCTCGCATGTGATGCGCGGGCAGGAATATCTTTCCTCCACACCGAAGTACAACCTGCTCTATCAGAATTTCGGCTGGGAAATCCCTGAGTATGTCCATTTGCCCTTGATCATCAAGGAAGATGGCACTAAGTTCAGCAAGCGGCTGGGCGATCCTTCCTTTGAGGATTTGGTCAAGATGGGTTATCTGCCTGAAGCGATTGTCAATTACATCGCGCTGCTGGGTTGGAGCCCGGGGAATGATCAGGAATTCTTCACCCTGGCAGAACTGGAAGAGGTCTTCTCCATTGACCGGATCAATAAGTCCAGCGCCGCATTCTCATTTGATAAGCTGACCTGGCTGAATGGTGAGCATGTCCGTGCGCTTTCGTTGGAAGCCTTTCACGAGTTAGTCTCCACCTATTATCCACCGGAGCTTTCCGCTTATGATAGGCTGAAGATCAGCGGATTATTGCAGGTGCGAACGGAGAAGTTGACCGATATCCCCGAGATGGTGGCCTTCTTCGTTGAGGTGCCGGAATATGACGTGGACCTTTATACCCACGACAAATCCAAATCCGACCAGACGAGCAGTCTGTCGGTGCTCAAAGGCGTGCTGCCTTTGCTGGCGGATATCAAGACTTTTGATAATGACAACCTGTTCCAGATGTTGAAGCAGTTCGGCAAGGAAAACGGCTTCAAGACCGGGACGGTGATGTGGCCGATCCGGACCGCACTTTCGGGCGTGCCCACCACACCGGGTGGCGCAACAGCTTTGGCTGAGATCCTTGGTCGAAAAGAGACTCTCAAGCGGGTGGAAGCCGGGATCGCCAAGCTGGAAGCCGCAGCCGGGTAACATAAAGAAAATGAAGATAAAACGCCAGAGGTTTTCTCCGGCGTTTTTTTGTTGTCACGTGGGCTTCGCTCCACATGACCTACATTTTGTCATTGCGAGCTTCGCGAAGCAATCCTTGATGAAGATCCTACCATTCAGGAGATTGCTTCGTTCCTCGCAATGACAAGATAATGAGCGTTTTTATTCTTCCGGCATGTTATCAGCATAAATAACCCTGGCCTGGCCGAGGAAGTCCGCCAACCCCAGAACGACCTTATTGTGTTTTCTACATTTTGTCATTGCGAGCTTCGCGAAGCAATCCTTGATGAAGATCCTACCATTCAGGAGATTGCTTCGTTCCTCGCAATGACAAGATAATGAGGGTTTTTATTCTTCCGGCATGTTATCAGCGATAATAACCATGGCCTGGCCGAGGAAGCCCACCAACCCCAGAACGACCTTATTGTGTTTTCTACATTTTGTCATTGCGAGCTTCGCGAAGCAATCCTGGATAAAGATCGAAACATTACGGAGATTGCTTCGTTCCTCGCAATGACAAACAAATGAGGGTTTTTATTCTTCCGGCATGTTATCAGCATAAATAACCATGGCCTGGCCGAGGAAGTCCGCCAACCCCAGAACGACCTTATTGTGTTTTCTACATTTTGTCATTGCGAGCTTCGCGAAGCAATCCTTGATGAAGATCCTACCATTCAGGAGATTGCTTCGTTCCTCGCAATGACAAACGAATGAGTGTTTTTATTCTTCCGGCATGTTATCAGCGATAATAACCATGGCCTGGCCGAGGAAGCCCACCAACCTCAGAACGACCTTATTGTGTTTTCTACATTTTGTCATTGCGAGCTTCGCGAAGCAATCCTTGATGAAGATCCTAACATTCAGGAGATTGCTTCGTTCCTCGCAATGACAAACCGATTCGTATCGTAATATTTTAGAATTTGTAGGTCATGCATGGTGAGACCGAAGGTCGAACCTGCATGACGATTCTTTGATATTGGAATGCTTTATGTTTGCTGTGAAACACGGCGTGAGTGGTACAAATTAAATTGTCACGCTGGAAGCGTGACCTACAATGTGCATTGTTACTGCGGGGAGCATCCGAAGCGATGGCAAAATTATTCTTGACTGTCAGTATTGGACGAATAAAACATATCATTGACTTCGCGATATATAAACTCGGTTAGTGAGAAGGTTAGGAATGTAAATACGGATCAAAGATGCTTCGCACGAATTCTAAATTTGTATAAAGATCCAATTTACGGAAGGTGTCCGCATTTTTTACCAGGTGCTCATCCCGCTGGTACTGCACCCAGGCCATTGCGCTCCAGGTGATGGCGCGCAGACAGTTGAAAGGGTCCCGTAGGCGGGTGCGCTCTTCAATCGTATTCCGCAGGTGGGGGTCAGCGATGGCATCCTTGTAGGCGGTCATCAACTGCTTGATGTCCTCGGGTGAAAGGCGGTAATCCGTTTTCCAAAGCGTGGTGGTGGGCACGCGGAAATGCGACAGGTCATGAGAGGGATCGCCCCACATCGGCTTGTCCCAATCTACCAGATGGATGGCGCCGTTTGTGCGGTCCACGATCCAGTTGGTGTTGTTCACTTCGGTGTTGATCAGGCACTGCCAGGGGGCGTGTAAAAAATAGTCCTCGCGGTGGCGGGCTTCCTCGGCCCAATCCAGCACCTCTCGCAAATAGATGCTCAGCTCCAGGTTTGCCAGTTCCGACTCAAGGTAGACTTGCGCCATTTGCCGGCAGTGGTTGTAGGTTTGGGTTAGGGGGTATTCCTCCCGGCGGAGGTGGTTCTGCGCTTCGGGAACTGCGAGTTGGTGATAGCGCGCCATCAACCGGGCGGCGGGCACCAGGTCGCGTTGATAAACCAGAAAGTCACCGGAGCAGTAGGCCATTCCCAGCACGCCGTGGGGGAGATGGGTTAGGCTGGCATCCACAAAATAGGGTTGGGGGGCGACGTTTATCGGTGCCAGCAGCTTGAGGGTCTGATATTCATAGCTTATCTGCTCAGCGTTGGAAAGCCCGATCTCAGAGCGGGAATTTACCCGCAGTACCCATTGAGTTTTACCCTGCCGCACCAGGAAATTGAGGTTGTATTCCCCTTGCGCCAGGGGGCTGACCTCAAAGGGTTGGTCCGCGCCCCAATCTGGGATGCCCTCTGGCTGGGCTTCCTGCAGATAACGGATCGCTTGGGGAAGGAATTCCTGGATGGAGAGATTGGGCATGGCGGGCTCCTCAATTCGATTATAGCAGGGAAGGAAGGGATGCGTAGATTGAGCGTATAATGAAGGTATAGACCGAGGGGTTAACAAACAAATTTGGGTGTTGCCTGTCGCTTGGATTAAGGAGGCTTATATGTCTCAGACAACTGCATTCAAGAAATATCCGGTCTTTATGATGTGTGGGCGGGATGCCACCCGTCGAAAAATGATGATCGAGCTGGACCCGGAGGGGAAATACAAGTCCAAAGCCATGCTGCCATTTCTGGGCAAGCGGCTGATCGAATGGCAGCTGGAAGCCCTGGCTCAATCCCCCTATGTTGAAAAGATCTACCTGCTTGGCCTCGCCGAGGAGGATATCACGCCGGATGTACCGGTTTCCTTTATACCGGTTAAATCAACAGCCAACGTGTCTGAGAAATTTGTTCAGGGCTTGTCTTATCTGGAAGCGCAGGGTGAAAGCCCGGAGATGATTGCGATCAGTTCCTGTGATGCGCCGGGCGTGAAAAAGGAACAGGTGGACCTGTTCATGCAGGGGCTGACTTATCATCCTGGGATGGATTTCGTGGTCGGGTTGGTGCCGGAGGACGTGATGGAGGCAGCTTTCCCTGGCTCGGGGCGGGTAGTTGCCCGTTTCCGGGATCATCAGGTGATCGCCGGTGAACTCTATGCGCTCAGTCCGCACATGATCCGGGTGCAGGAGACCTTAATTGGCAACTTGAACCAGCGCCGCCGCAAGATCAACCGCCAAAAGAAAAATATCAGTCTGGGGCCTATGCTGAAATTAATCGGCCGGAAACCTAACTCCTGGGGATTGTTGGCAAAATACAGCCTGGGGCTGGCAACCCTTGCGGATGGTGAACGAGCCCTTGGGACTGCCTTTGGCATCCGAATCAAGAGTGTGATCATCCCCGAGGCAGGATTTGGAATGGATATGGACCTGCCGGGGGACTATGATCGATTGAAAACCTTCATGGAGAAGGCCAAGGTTTGAATTTAGGCTTCGTTAAGGGCTTCCTGCATGATCCCACCGGTGCGGATCCGGTCAACCTCTGCGGGGGTGTCCACGCGGGCGATCACGGTGAACTCGATCACCTTGCCATCTGACCTTTCCGCCTGGACTGTACAAACGGCATGAGGGGCTAATTCCGACAAGCCACTAATTGTGTATTTTTCCTCACCGGTCAAGCCCAGGGTAACAGCGTTTTGGCCTGCTTCGAATTGCAGCGGCAGAATTCCCATCCCGACCAGGTTGGAGCGGTGGATCCGCTCATAGGATTCGGCGATCACTGCCCGCACGCCCAAGAGCAGCGGCCCCTTCGCGGCCCAATCCCGGCTGGAGCCGGTGCCATACTCCTTTCCGGCAATCACGATCAGGGGCGTCTGCCTTTGCTGGTAGGCCTGGGAAGCCTCAAAGATCGTCATGATCTTGCCATCCGGCAGTAAGCGGGTGTAACCGCCTTCTTTTTCAGGGGTCAGTCGGTTGCGCAGGCGGATGTTGGCAAAAGTACCGCGTACCATCACCTGGTCATTGCCGCGTCGAGCCCCAAAAGAATTGAAATCCTTATCTGCAATTCGCAAGTCATAGAGATACCATCCTGCAGCACTATCGGCAGGGATCGCCCCGGCGGGGGAGATGTGGTCAGTGGTGACCGAATCGCCCAACAGGGCCAGTACCCGCGCCCCCAGGATGTCGTCTAGCGGGGGAAGGGTCTCGGTGAGCGTGAAATTTTCAAAATAAGGTGGCTCTTTGATGTAGCTTGATTGTGGATCCCAGGGGAACAGGGCGGAAGGCTCACCTGGTGTAACCGATTGCCATTTGGCGTCACCGGTGAATAAGTCGGCATAGATCTGCTGGTAGAGTTCCGGCTGGATGGCTTTCATTAAGGCCTTGATTTCGGATTCCTCCGGCAGCAGCTCTTTCAGGAAAACCGGCTGCCCGTTCTGATCCGTTCCCAGAGGTTCGGTTTCAAGGTCAATATCCACCGTGCCGGCCAGAGCATAAGCCACCACCAATGGTGGTGAAGCCAGATAATTGGCGCGGGTCAGAGGATGGATGCGGCCTTCAAAGTTACGATTACCGGAGGAGATGCTGGTTGTCACTAGATTGGAATCTCGCACGGCTCGGGTAACCCGGGGGTGCAGCGGACCAGAATTGCCGATGCAGCTGCCGCAGCCATAGCCTGCCAGGGTGAACCCCAATTTATCAAGCGAATCAAGCAGACCCGCTTTTTGCAGATAAGCAGTCACTACACGGGATCCCGGCATCAATGAACATTTAACAATAGGGCTAACGGTTAATCCACGTTCGAGTGCCCTTTTTGCCATGACCCCTGCGCTGAGCATTACGGTGGGGTTGGATGTATTGGTACAGGAGGTGATCGCGGCGATCAGCAGTGAGCCATGATTTATTGTGTATGTTTCATCTCCGATTTTAACTGGCACTTCCGCTTTATCGGTCCCAGGATGCAGGCCAAAACCTTTGTCCATCTTTGCGCGGGCAAGATGGGCTTCAAAGTCCGCCTTGAGGTTGGGAATCGTGACTCGTTCATTGGGGCGGAATGGCCCGGCGACACTGGGCTGTACATCGGTCAGGTTGA
This Chloroflexota bacterium DNA region includes the following protein-coding sequences:
- the acnA gene encoding aconitate hydratase AcnA, coding for METPMVSTPANHTPAFNLLDFAGERLTQLPFSLRILLENALRHSAHDQSASQAVDAILNWQPQAKDRPAVPFYPARVLLQDLTGVPLVVDLAAMRSAYARLGGDPAEIAPKIPVDLVIDHSVQVDFTGSSDAFSRNMEREYERNRERYQLLRWAQEAFDNFRVVPPGKGIIHQINLESLASVVTSREVDGVESVFPDTLVGTDSHTPMINGLGVLGWGVGGIEAIAALLGKSLEVVLPDVIGLELIGALPTGATPTDLTLTIVERLRQEGVVGKFIECFGDGLDTISIPDRAMIANMSPESGATVTLFPVDRWTLDYLRLTGRSPENVARVESYCQTQGLFRQTGDPAPRFTKVIQVNLTDVQPSVAGPFRPNERVTIPNLKADFEAHLARAKMDKGFGLHPGTDKAEVPVKIGDETYTINHGSLLIAAITSCTNTSNPTVMLSAGVMAKRALERGLTVSPIVKCSLMPGSRVVTAYLQKAGLLDSLDKLGFTLAGYGCGSCIGNSGPLHPRVTRAVRDSNLVTTSISSGNRNFEGRIHPLTRANYLASPPLVVAYALAGTVDIDLETEPLGTDQNGQPVFLKELLPEESEIKALMKAIQPELYQQIYADLFTGDAKWQSVTPGEPSALFPWDPQSSYIKEPPYFENFTLTETLPPLDDILGARVLALLGDSVTTDHISPAGAIPADSAAGWYLYDLRIADKDFNSFGARRGNDQVMVRGTFANIRLRNRLTPEKEGGYTRLLPDGKIMTIFEASQAYQQRQTPLIVIAGKEYGTGSSRDWAAKGPLLLGVRAVIAESYERIHRSNLVGMGILPLQFEAGQNAVTLGLTGEEKYTISGLSELAPHAVCTVQAERSDGKVIEFTVIARVDTPAEVDRIRTGGIMQEALNEA
- a CDS encoding aminoglycoside phosphotransferase family protein; the encoded protein is MPNLSIQEFLPQAIRYLQEAQPEGIPDWGADQPFEVSPLAQGEYNLNFLVRQGKTQWVLRVNSRSEIGLSNAEQISYEYQTLKLLAPINVAPQPYFVDASLTHLPHGVLGMAYCSGDFLVYQRDLVPAARLMARYHQLAVPEAQNHLRREEYPLTQTYNHCRQMAQVYLESELANLELSIYLREVLDWAEEARHREDYFLHAPWQCLINTEVNNTNWIVDRTNGAIHLVDWDKPMWGDPSHDLSHFRVPTTTLWKTDYRLSPEDIKQLMTAYKDAIADPHLRNTIEERTRLRDPFNCLRAITWSAMAWVQYQRDEHLVKNADTFRKLDLYTNLEFVRSIFDPYLHS
- a CDS encoding glutamate--tRNA ligase; this encodes MSMVRTRFAPSPTGYMHIGNLRTALYAYLTARRNGGVFILRIEDTDQVRNIPEAVAAIYKGLALAGLDYDEGPDKDGGYGPYIQSDRLPLYKQYAQELLDMGAAYRCFCKKEDQPEGEDKLARRDPCRLLTPEQIEEKTAAGESYVIRQRIPDEGSTTFVDHVYGEITIENAQLDDQVLLKSDGFPTYNFANVVDDHLMAISHVMRGQEYLSSTPKYNLLYQNFGWEIPEYVHLPLIIKEDGTKFSKRLGDPSFEDLVKMGYLPEAIVNYIALLGWSPGNDQEFFTLAELEEVFSIDRINKSSAAFSFDKLTWLNGEHVRALSLEAFHELVSTYYPPELSAYDRLKISGLLQVRTEKLTDIPEMVAFFVEVPEYDVDLYTHDKSKSDQTSSLSVLKGVLPLLADIKTFDNDNLFQMLKQFGKENGFKTGTVMWPIRTALSGVPTTPGGATALAEILGRKETLKRVEAGIAKLEAAAG
- a CDS encoding L,D-transpeptidase family protein codes for the protein MQTAQPAQSRAKSNIPTGSRRRSHQRPGPALWVVLGALVVLIPLVLICCAIITFQVMQWNLPGVTIFDQSVGMMSYDDTVEWIDSYWNQARLITLQNPDDPDFSYIVIPADLGYWVDPTATADAAYAIGRDSTPFEEITAALWGQPQTVLPVMYFDESLARQTLETLSTDLTIPATEASVAYQDGEWVAVGGATGQGLDLDATLQNVYVNAFPILLTQSVALTMQETPPAISDLTPVIGEIEALISQDLTLTAYDPITDDRTVWSVPAEIKRNWVAVDPVSYAISLDIDPDDLPALLDNWKESLSEDASLSFDVNPSEIVEDWQNGLDPIVIVQHAPTTYRVSAGESLWAISLKLGMPMWRIMDANEGLTTSNIEAGMLLTIPSKNDLLPLPVIPNKRIVVVISSQRMTVYEDGEVRNIYVVSTGIASSPTMAGVFQVQTHEINAYASNWDLYMPHFMGIYEAWPGFMNGIHGLPLLSSGTRLWASSLGSPASYGCIILDLGAAEDLYDWAEDGVVIEITP